A single Camarhynchus parvulus chromosome 5, STF_HiC, whole genome shotgun sequence DNA region contains:
- the LOC115904560 gene encoding extracellular tyrosine-protein kinase PKDCC-like, which produces MGVQSQAAQAAPALCSKAADIHARETRAFCYEQPSWSVAGCLRECAARTRHLRFPPRATSSRTAKAAPPPPPLPGRSVPPLPRAPAGRGRAGPGGRAGWGAGGPTRPLGGARLPGAAERGRQSGGAGRAAPLSMAAPGRARRGARLSAAALLALPALALLALLAVPAGRGGGAGAGGREAQPGFSLPLLLPPGLREELRQRWRDLRRLEAAAGGGEAVAAAGLGCGDLSRATAVSVLGWGFTKVVARAALAGGGTVALKSVHGAGREVRRCVQRYGAPAGCRRLAAYKLLKEVTLLQRLQHPGIVKLHGQCYDNSGDAELRVTAMLELGSPLEMIQLLQTPWEERFKICLSLVKLLFYLAHSPLGSIALLDFQPRQFVMVDGNLKVTDMDDASTEELSCKEDNDCTLDFPTKSFPLKCSVAGKCEGINEKKNLFNAYRYFFTYLLPHSAPPALRPLLSDILNATGDLRYGINETLRAFEKVLHLYKSGLYLQKRPLLLKDYISLKGFRTVEGEGHKCWPSYSHLGCLLSVHSPEEAAAICNSQLHCQSFIVTQHRTWTGRPLASFQSGWTDLVPDTNAVVYIKRSASSGERL; this is translated from the exons ATGGGAGTGCaaagccaggctgctcaggctgcCCCTGCACTCTGCAG CAAGGCTGCCGACATTCACGCCCGTGAAACCCGCGCGTTCTGCTATGAACAGCCATCGTGGAGCGTGGCCGGGTGTCTGCGGGAATGTGCCGCTCGCACCCGGCACCTCCGCTTCCCACCCCGGGCCACCTCCTCTAGAACCGCTAAGGCTGCGCCGCCTCCGCCTCCCCTCCCTGGGCGGTCCGTGCCGCCGCTGCCCCGTGCgcccgcggggcggggccgggccgggccgggagggcGGGCGGGGTGGGGCGCCGGGGGCCCGACACGCCCCCTCGGTGGCGCTCGGCTTCCCGGCGCGGCGGAGCGCGGGCGGCAGAGCGGCGGAGCCGGGCGCGCAGCCCCGCTCTCCATGGCGGcgccggggcgggcgcggcgcggaGCTCGGCTGAGCGCGGCCGCGCTGCTGGCGCTGCCGGCCCTGgcgctgctggcactgctggcgGTCCCGGCCGGCCGCGGTGgtggtgccggtgccggtggcCGTGAGGCGCAGCCGGGCTTCtcgctgccgctgctgctgccgccgggCTTGCGGGAGGAGCTGCGGCAGAGGTGGCGCGACCTGCGGCGGctggaggcggcggcgggcggcggggaggCGGTGGCcgcggcggggctgggctgcGGCGACCTGAGCCGGGCCACGGCCGTCAgcgtgctgggctggggcttcACCAAGGTGGTGGCGCGGGCGGCGCTGGCGGGCGGAGGCACCGTGGCGCTCAAGTCGGTGCACGGGGCGGGCCGGGAGGTGCGGCGCTGCGTGCAGCGGTACGGGGCTCCGGCCGGCTGCCGCCGCCTGGCCGCCTACAAGCTGCTCAAGGAGGTGACGCTGCTGCAGCGCCTGCAGCACCCCGGCATCGTCAAG CTGCACGGCCAATGCTATGACAACAGCGGAGATGCTGAGCTACGGGTCACAGccatgctggagctgggatcccCGCTGGAGATGATTCAGCTCCTGCAGACCCCCTGGGAGGAAAGATTTaaa ATTTGCCTGAGTCTTGTGAAACTGCTGTTTTACTTGGCACATTCCCCCCTGGGTTCAATAGCCCTCTTGGATTTCCAGCCAAGGCAGTTTGTTATGGTGGATGGAAACCTAAAAGTGACAGACATGGATGATGCTAGCACCGAGGAGCTGTCTTGCAAGGAAGATAATGACTGCACACTCGACTTCCCTACCAAAAGTTTCCCTCTCAAGTGCTCCGTGGCTGGGAAATGTGAaggaataaatgaaaagaagaatCTGTTCAATGCATATCG GTATTTTTTCACCTATCTTTTGCCACACTCTGCACCACCAGCTTTGCGGCCCCTTTTGAGTGATATTCTGAATGCAACAG GTGATTTACGATATGGAATAAATGAAACCCTGAGAGCTTTTGAAAAGGTTTTACATCTGTACAAGTCTGGGCTCTATCTTCAGAAAAGACCTCTTCTTTTGAAAG ACTACATCTCCCTGAAGGGTTTCCGGACGGTGGAAGGAGAAGGCCACAAGTGCTGGCCCTCCTACAGCCACCTGGGCTGCCTGCTGTCCGtccacagccctgaggaggCCGCTGCCATCTGCAACTCCCAGCTGCACTGTCAAAGCTTCATTGTCACCCAGCACAGGACCTGGACAG gACGCCCACTCGCCTCCTTTCAGAGTGGCTGGACTGATTTGGTACCGGATACCAACGCCGTGGTCTATATTAAACGTTCAGCTTCCTCAGGGGAAAGACTTTAA